The following proteins are co-located in the Brevibacillus laterosporus DSM 25 genome:
- the tatC gene encoding twin-arginine translocase subunit TatC → MSKQRDMTLWEHIGELRNRLLIVLLVFVIGLAVGLYYAGPVVMYLQQTPMANLSMNTLVSLKPSDALQVYMQFAFLVSMIITTPVFLLQLWAFIKPGLKPNETKLTLSFIPVICLLFLVGLAFGYYVVFPIVVLFMTNINVQLGTPVMWGLGEYFSFMFNMIVPFGFLFELPILVILLTRLRIINPVRLSKIRRYAYFILAFIAIVITPPDFMSDFIVMIPLFILYEISVFLSKIIYRRQLKEDEAWKREYGMVEDQADSEIK, encoded by the coding sequence ATGAGCAAACAAAGAGATATGACTTTATGGGAACATATTGGCGAATTGCGTAATCGTCTGTTAATTGTTCTACTCGTTTTTGTTATCGGATTAGCAGTGGGACTTTACTACGCCGGGCCAGTTGTTATGTATTTACAGCAAACGCCTATGGCTAATCTTTCAATGAATACGTTAGTTTCCTTGAAACCTTCCGATGCTCTACAGGTGTACATGCAATTTGCCTTTTTGGTTTCCATGATAATAACTACACCGGTATTTTTGTTGCAACTGTGGGCATTTATTAAACCAGGTTTAAAGCCGAATGAAACAAAACTAACCCTATCATTTATTCCAGTTATTTGTCTTTTGTTTCTTGTTGGATTAGCCTTTGGATATTATGTTGTGTTCCCGATAGTAGTTCTGTTTATGACTAATATCAACGTTCAGTTGGGTACTCCAGTCATGTGGGGATTAGGCGAGTACTTCTCGTTTATGTTTAATATGATTGTACCTTTTGGATTTCTGTTTGAACTCCCGATCTTGGTGATTTTGCTAACAAGGTTGCGAATTATCAATCCGGTAAGGCTGTCTAAAATCAGAAGATATGCATATTTTATTTTAGCTTTTATTGCGATTGTGATTACACCTCCTGACTTCATGAGTGACTTTATCGTAATGATTCCATTGTTTATCTTGTATGAGATTAGTGTGTTCCTTTCTAAAATTATCTATCGTCGACAGTTGAAAGAAGATGAAGCGTGGAAACGTGAATACGGAATGGTAGAAGATCAAGCTGATTCTGAAATTAAATAG
- a CDS encoding Bax inhibitor-1 family protein, with translation MNENYSEQVYREESNFPKILRLFAISLLVSTIGSAVGTMFVPPAFILPLVVVELLMLIGAFFMRRKGVRIGYGFLFAFVFISGITLGPTLQYYAMKNGAVLVNAAFLITTVIFISLAGYAYVSKRDFSSIGGFLFAALIGLILLQVLNMFITLGTGMQLLMASGGIVIFSGYILYDVSQFKHGVADDDIPMAVISLYLDFINLFLSLLRLLGILSSDD, from the coding sequence TTGAACGAAAATTATTCGGAGCAAGTGTATAGGGAAGAGAGTAACTTTCCTAAAATTTTAAGATTGTTTGCGATTTCACTACTGGTGTCTACGATTGGTAGTGCTGTAGGTACAATGTTTGTTCCTCCAGCCTTTATCCTGCCACTTGTGGTTGTTGAATTGCTAATGCTGATCGGTGCCTTTTTTATGCGTAGAAAAGGTGTTCGAATCGGATATGGATTCTTATTTGCTTTTGTTTTCATTAGCGGGATCACACTTGGGCCGACTCTTCAATACTACGCGATGAAAAACGGAGCCGTGTTGGTTAACGCAGCTTTCTTAATCACTACGGTTATCTTTATCTCATTGGCTGGTTATGCTTATGTGTCCAAACGCGATTTTAGTTCAATAGGCGGTTTTTTGTTTGCAGCTCTTATTGGATTGATCTTGTTACAGGTACTAAATATGTTTATTACATTAGGAACGGGAATGCAGCTGTTAATGGCATCTGGCGGGATTGTGATTTTTAGTGGATATATCCTGTATGATGTGTCGCAGTTCAAACACGGGGTAGCAGATGATGATATCCCAATGGCAGTTATTTCCTTATACCTTGATTTTATTAACTTGTTCTTATCGTTACTCCGTCTTTTAGGTATTTTAAGTAGTGATGATTAG
- a CDS encoding CAP domain-containing protein, translating into MPKKSWFLVTALGLSLFVLLQASSQSSPEMKTNMQMIFSPLFTKTSTLHTPEPNNYTNGTSTSVIETVKETAKAVFLTTLTPGHTASAKMPLEQNQQIATPSIKQISSAKEKMQQASTKPTTAAPTLFEVSLHMSSQQVEATLGKPDRREPSLFGYDWWIYNKHPDRYVQVGILKGKVLDVFSNSPKAALTNQIRIGTSYDMLKRSYSLQEGVTFSYEDTFVEIKNDRAERPLQLVGDVPVLFYLDKHNQQKVTGIRIIDKLVLLQGGFYETKWTYTGEAPNFTPPIPDAKSQEEINRAMERQILDLTNVIRYRYQIPPLRWNEKAAVTARNHSIDMQRNQYFDHISATTGLSPFDRLKENGLSYQMAGENISAGFPDAIEAYQSWLNSLGHRKNVLEKQFEELGVGVSSDYFTENFVKLSSNK; encoded by the coding sequence ATGCCTAAGAAAAGCTGGTTTCTTGTTACAGCTCTTGGACTTTCACTTTTTGTTTTGTTACAAGCAAGCTCTCAATCCTCACCTGAGATGAAAACCAATATGCAAATGATCTTTTCCCCTCTTTTTACGAAAACAAGCACGCTACATACACCAGAACCTAACAATTATACAAATGGTACTTCCACTAGTGTGATTGAAACGGTGAAGGAAACAGCTAAAGCCGTCTTCCTAACAACGCTGACACCTGGACACACCGCATCTGCTAAAATGCCCCTTGAACAAAATCAACAAATAGCTACTCCTTCTATTAAACAAATTTCATCTGCCAAAGAAAAAATGCAACAAGCCTCAACAAAGCCCACTACGGCTGCGCCCACTCTTTTTGAAGTCTCTTTGCATATGAGTTCTCAGCAGGTGGAAGCTACATTAGGTAAGCCTGATCGCCGAGAACCCAGCTTATTTGGGTATGATTGGTGGATTTATAACAAACATCCTGATCGTTATGTACAAGTTGGCATTTTAAAAGGGAAGGTATTAGACGTCTTTTCTAATAGCCCGAAAGCAGCATTGACCAATCAAATACGTATCGGTACTTCATACGATATGCTAAAAAGGAGTTATTCTTTACAGGAGGGCGTTACCTTTTCTTATGAAGATACGTTTGTTGAAATAAAAAATGATCGAGCAGAGCGACCATTGCAACTTGTGGGAGATGTTCCTGTTTTATTTTACTTGGACAAACATAATCAACAGAAGGTTACTGGTATCCGTATCATAGACAAGCTAGTTCTGCTTCAAGGTGGATTCTACGAAACAAAGTGGACTTATACAGGGGAAGCACCCAATTTCACTCCCCCTATCCCTGATGCCAAAAGTCAGGAGGAGATTAATCGAGCTATGGAACGGCAGATTTTAGATTTGACCAATGTAATTCGCTATCGTTATCAAATTCCACCGTTACGTTGGAACGAAAAAGCAGCCGTCACAGCCCGTAATCATAGCATCGATATGCAACGCAATCAATATTTTGATCATATCTCCGCGACAACAGGCTTATCCCCATTCGATCGACTGAAGGAAAATGGTCTGTCCTATCAAATGGCTGGAGAAAATATCTCCGCAGGATTCCCAGATGCCATTGAGGCATACCAAAGTTGGTTAAATAGCTTAGGCCATCGTAAAAATGTGCTTGAAAAACAATTTGAAGAACTGGGAGTAGGCGTCTCTTCTGACTACTTTACCGAAAACTTCGTTAAACTCTCTTCAAACAAATAG
- the groES gene encoding co-chaperone GroES: MLKPLGDRVVLEPISKEETTASGIVLPDTAKEKPQEGRIVAVGSGRIENGERIALEVKEGDKVIFSKYAGTEVKLDNKEYLVLRESDILAVIG, from the coding sequence GTGTTGAAGCCATTAGGTGATCGTGTCGTACTTGAACCAATTTCTAAAGAAGAAACAACTGCTAGTGGTATCGTTTTGCCTGATACTGCAAAGGAAAAACCACAAGAAGGTCGTATTGTTGCAGTAGGTTCTGGTCGCATTGAAAACGGTGAGCGTATCGCCCTAGAAGTAAAAGAAGGCGATAAAGTAATCTTCTCTAAATATGCTGGTACAGAAGTTAAGCTGGACAACAAAGAATATTTGGTACTTCGTGAGTCCGATATTTTAGCAGTTATCGGCTAA
- the groL gene encoding chaperonin GroEL (60 kDa chaperone family; promotes refolding of misfolded polypeptides especially under stressful conditions; forms two stacked rings of heptamers to form a barrel-shaped 14mer; ends can be capped by GroES; misfolded proteins enter the barrel where they are refolded when GroES binds), translating to MAKQIKFSEDARRSMLRGVETLANAVKVTLGPKGRNVVLEKKFGSPLITNDGVTIAKEIELEDAYENMGAQLVKEVATKTNDIAGDGTTTATVLAASMIREGLKNVTAGANPMVIRRGIDKAVRAAVAEIHSISKPVESKSAIAQVASISADDPEVGSLIAEAMEKVGKDGVITVEESKGFATELEVVEGMQFDRGYASPYMITDTDKMEAVLSNPFILITDKKIGNIQEVLPVLEQVVQSGKPLVIIAEDVEGEALATLVVNKLRGTFTAVAVKAPGFGDRRKAMLQDIATLTGGEVITEELGLDLKATKIEQLGRAAKVVVTKENTTIVEGSGDKAAIEGRVAQIRQQIEDTTSEFDREKLQERLAKLAGGVAVVKVGAATETELKEKKLRIEDALNSTRAAVEEGIVAGGGTTLVSVMHAIEKLDLQGEEGLGAQIVLRALEEPVRQIAANAGLEGSVIVERLKKEELGIGFNAATEQWVNMIEEGIVDAAKVTRSALSNAASVAAMFLTTEAVVADKPEENKPAMPDMGAMGGMGGMGMM from the coding sequence ATGGCAAAGCAAATCAAGTTCTCCGAAGATGCACGTCGTTCCATGTTGCGCGGTGTAGAAACTCTTGCAAATGCAGTTAAAGTAACATTAGGACCTAAAGGTCGTAACGTTGTTCTAGAAAAAAAATTCGGTTCTCCATTGATTACAAATGATGGTGTAACAATTGCAAAAGAAATCGAATTAGAAGATGCTTATGAAAACATGGGTGCGCAATTGGTTAAAGAAGTTGCTACTAAAACCAACGATATTGCTGGTGACGGTACAACTACTGCAACTGTACTTGCTGCTTCCATGATTCGTGAAGGTCTAAAAAACGTGACTGCTGGTGCTAACCCAATGGTGATTCGTCGCGGTATAGATAAAGCTGTTCGCGCTGCTGTGGCAGAGATCCATTCAATTTCAAAACCGGTGGAAAGCAAATCTGCAATCGCACAAGTTGCTTCTATTTCTGCTGATGATCCTGAAGTAGGTAGCTTGATTGCTGAAGCTATGGAAAAAGTAGGAAAAGACGGCGTTATCACTGTTGAAGAATCCAAAGGCTTCGCAACAGAGCTTGAAGTGGTTGAAGGTATGCAATTTGACCGTGGATATGCTTCTCCTTACATGATCACTGATACTGATAAAATGGAAGCTGTTCTTAGTAATCCATTTATCTTGATCACTGATAAAAAAATCGGAAACATCCAAGAAGTATTGCCAGTACTTGAGCAAGTAGTACAAAGTGGAAAACCTTTAGTTATCATTGCTGAAGATGTTGAAGGCGAAGCTTTGGCTACCTTGGTAGTTAATAAATTGCGTGGTACATTCACAGCAGTAGCAGTTAAAGCTCCTGGATTTGGTGATCGTCGTAAAGCGATGTTGCAAGATATCGCTACACTTACTGGCGGTGAAGTAATTACTGAAGAATTGGGTCTTGATCTTAAAGCTACAAAAATCGAACAATTGGGTCGTGCTGCGAAAGTTGTTGTTACAAAAGAAAACACAACAATCGTTGAAGGCTCTGGGGATAAAGCAGCTATCGAAGGTCGTGTAGCTCAAATCCGTCAACAAATCGAGGATACTACATCCGAGTTTGATCGTGAAAAATTGCAAGAGCGTCTAGCTAAATTAGCTGGTGGTGTTGCAGTTGTTAAAGTTGGGGCTGCTACAGAAACTGAGTTGAAAGAGAAAAAACTTCGTATTGAAGATGCTCTGAACTCTACTCGTGCAGCTGTAGAAGAAGGTATCGTAGCAGGTGGTGGTACAACACTAGTTTCTGTTATGCATGCTATCGAGAAGCTAGATCTTCAAGGTGAAGAAGGTCTAGGTGCACAGATCGTTCTTCGTGCTTTAGAAGAGCCCGTACGCCAAATCGCAGCAAATGCTGGTTTGGAAGGTTCAGTAATCGTAGAGCGTTTGAAAAAGGAAGAACTAGGTATTGGTTTCAATGCTGCTACTGAACAATGGGTAAATATGATTGAAGAGGGTATTGTGGACGCAGCTAAAGTAACTCGTTCTGCTCTATCTAACGCGGCTTCAGTTGCTGCTATGTTCTTAACTACAGAAGCGGTTGTAGCAGATAAACCAGAAGAAAATAAACCAGCAATGCCAGACATGGGTGCTATGGGTGGTATGGGCGGAATGGGTATGATGTAA
- a CDS encoding AAA family ATPase, whose translation MSMIQMDRPHHSIEDLILNIEKVLIGKRKMIELGLVALLAKGHVLLEDVPGVGKTMFVRALAKSIGGEFKRIQFTPDLLPTDVTGVSIYNQKSMEFEFRKGPLFANVVLADEINRTSPKTQSALLEAMEEHSVTIDGNTYELNQPFFVMATQNPLEYEGTFPLPEAQLDRFLLQLQLGYPTEKEEMAILTRMGAVHPIESLKAVISVQEIVQLQAMITQIKVTDSVKEYMVRLSQKTRSNPSVYLGISPRGTLALCRAAQAYAFIQGRDYVIPDDVKELVPPIFRHRLILKPEARMDGETPERFINRLLQETRVPVH comes from the coding sequence ATGAGTATGATCCAGATGGATCGTCCCCATCATTCTATAGAAGATCTAATACTGAATATTGAAAAAGTCCTTATTGGTAAAAGGAAAATGATAGAGCTTGGTTTAGTTGCTTTATTGGCAAAAGGTCATGTTTTGTTAGAGGATGTCCCAGGTGTAGGGAAAACTATGTTTGTTCGAGCATTAGCTAAATCGATTGGTGGAGAATTTAAAAGGATTCAGTTTACACCTGATCTCCTTCCTACTGATGTGACTGGTGTTTCTATTTATAATCAAAAATCAATGGAGTTTGAATTCCGTAAAGGCCCTCTGTTTGCAAATGTGGTGCTTGCTGATGAAATTAACCGCACCTCACCAAAAACGCAATCTGCCCTATTAGAGGCGATGGAGGAGCACTCTGTAACGATTGATGGCAATACATATGAATTAAATCAACCGTTTTTTGTTATGGCTACTCAAAATCCTCTTGAGTATGAAGGAACATTTCCGCTTCCAGAAGCTCAGTTAGATCGTTTTTTATTGCAACTGCAGCTTGGATATCCAACAGAAAAAGAAGAAATGGCTATTCTAACTCGTATGGGAGCAGTTCACCCTATAGAAAGCTTGAAGGCCGTTATTAGTGTACAGGAAATCGTTCAATTACAAGCGATGATTACCCAAATTAAAGTAACCGACTCGGTGAAAGAGTATATGGTAAGGCTTTCTCAGAAAACAAGGAGTAATCCAAGTGTCTATTTAGGAATTAGCCCTCGTGGAACATTGGCTCTGTGTCGCGCTGCTCAAGCGTATGCGTTTATCCAGGGACGTGATTACGTTATCCCAGACGATGTAAAGGAGCTGGTACCGCCTATCTTTAGACACCGCCTTATTTTGAAGCCAGAGGCGCGTATGGATGGGGAAACACCGGAACGTTTTATCAACCGGTTGTTACAGGAGACACGAGTCCCTGTACATTGA
- a CDS encoding DUF58 domain-containing protein, with protein MKQRKLNKALLALLVLICYVYAQFQGGFVSWFLFYSACILGIYEGLTYLLMFATLEVTREVNRQRLKDGDDVMVTLTFRRRFWFPLGWNLIVEPLPDKLSGYFEPHQQVIFPGFKREQVIHYLIPAIPRGHYQMKECILVGGDFFGFLHRQKKIELCNDFLVYPSYKQISHWSSGDGRISGNVHVAHLRSDDVAAVRGVREYQRGDRLSQIHWRASARGHGLKTKEFEHQAMNQLIFFLDVQKPASTQIHHHIFETSVKLTASLIYYSSINMHSYGFVARGKERIVIPPAISQQHFFRVFDQLARVHSDGEDSFARVIGRETMEFPKGYTLVMITSALTKDLVIQLGHLARSGRNVQLFWVHDHVIPTVEENEALKRLRSVKVMCTPVHVDAYEELKQIGGA; from the coding sequence ATGAAACAGAGAAAGTTAAACAAAGCTCTATTGGCGCTGTTAGTGCTGATTTGTTATGTATATGCACAGTTTCAAGGGGGATTCGTCAGTTGGTTTTTATTTTATAGCGCTTGTATCCTCGGAATTTATGAAGGATTAACATATTTGTTGATGTTTGCAACCTTGGAGGTTACGCGAGAGGTGAATCGCCAAAGACTAAAAGATGGCGATGATGTTATGGTTACACTAACCTTCCGTCGACGATTTTGGTTTCCACTTGGCTGGAATTTAATTGTCGAGCCGCTACCTGATAAATTATCCGGTTATTTTGAACCACATCAACAAGTTATTTTTCCTGGATTTAAAAGAGAACAGGTCATTCATTATTTAATTCCAGCGATCCCTCGTGGGCATTACCAAATGAAAGAATGCATTCTGGTTGGTGGTGACTTTTTTGGTTTTTTACATCGACAGAAAAAAATTGAGTTATGCAATGATTTTTTAGTTTATCCTAGCTATAAGCAAATTAGCCATTGGTCCTCAGGAGATGGGCGTATCAGTGGTAATGTACATGTTGCACATTTGCGCTCAGACGATGTAGCAGCTGTAAGAGGCGTCCGAGAGTACCAGAGAGGGGATCGGTTAAGCCAGATTCATTGGAGGGCTTCTGCAAGGGGCCACGGGCTTAAAACAAAGGAATTTGAACATCAGGCAATGAATCAATTAATCTTCTTTCTAGATGTGCAAAAGCCTGCTTCAACACAAATTCACCATCATATTTTTGAAACCAGTGTGAAACTAACTGCCAGTCTAATTTACTATTCAAGTATTAATATGCATTCCTATGGTTTTGTAGCCCGTGGAAAAGAGCGAATCGTTATTCCACCAGCTATTTCACAGCAACATTTTTTTCGGGTATTTGACCAATTAGCCAGAGTTCACTCGGACGGCGAAGATTCATTTGCGCGAGTGATCGGAAGGGAAACAATGGAGTTTCCCAAAGGATATACGTTAGTGATGATTACCTCTGCATTGACGAAAGACCTAGTGATACAGTTGGGCCATTTAGCTAGGTCTGGACGTAATGTTCAACTGTTCTGGGTACACGATCATGTGATTCCAACTGTGGAGGAGAACGAGGCATTAAAGCGTTTAAGATCTGTAAAAGTAATGTGTACCCCAGTTCATGTGGACGCATATGAAGAGCTAAAACAGATAGGGGGTGCCTAA
- a CDS encoding transglutaminase TgpA family protein: MSGASFWKPKKGLDWLAALFLFFLLREWLLPLPSLSDTGSISCFLYLVAGIILVDMIFRSHWMGLLMKGILAIVIFHAAFVEISFFNPEWISETWRAVSEDFTKIFNQDWANMSIISRNLLFSGMILVLVTLLDFLVLEQRQGLWFVFITISYLAVLDTFMPFNSSGAIMRTLLIGFMLITTLHLSSIQKGFTYRGTQSAIWKTLVVPLMIISLAIGVGYASPKAEPNWPDPIGFLQGKSGIGKSDVIRRVGYDTNDKMLGGPFQQDDTKVFTVTTNDKYYLRGDAKDVYTGKGWIKSDKQLESIVYPKNYIWNDTLFSGLETKKVMAVVQAEGEQLPAIFYPGQLKSIEEVNPENVTLTYDTISQGILTFNGAMQKDSNSRSFVERDDSTLIPTPVQQYMDHYQLQAEIPVISEKKIIAAGTNYPREIEERYLQLPNSLPGRIKKLAEKITETSNNPYDKARAIENYLREGRYRYETKDVPIPKEGQDFVDQFLFDTMRGYCDHFSTSMVVMLRSIDIPARWVKGFAPGQEIGRDANNNITIEVRNRDAHSWVEVYFPGSGWIPFEATASFTSPLQVNYDRLSNESSQINIPASTEEKEVNKPKQMDRLEEADKPVVKTSAGFSWVWLGLIGILLAVGVWILWKKRQEMYLWWLHRKMTQYAQDDFPRRFTLVLTIFEKMVSPRHSGETLREYVNRLQISGDKRQDLLYLTTIYEKMLYGLKEMEGKTRSLWQQTIERLIRQMKP; this comes from the coding sequence ATGTCGGGAGCATCCTTTTGGAAACCAAAAAAAGGGCTGGACTGGCTAGCTGCCTTGTTTTTGTTTTTCCTGTTACGTGAGTGGTTGTTACCGCTACCTTCCCTTTCAGATACGGGGAGTATTAGTTGCTTTCTTTATCTGGTAGCGGGGATCATCTTAGTAGATATGATCTTCCGTAGTCACTGGATGGGTTTATTGATGAAAGGCATTTTAGCTATTGTCATCTTCCATGCCGCGTTTGTGGAAATTTCTTTTTTTAATCCTGAGTGGATTTCGGAAACATGGCGAGCAGTTAGTGAAGACTTTACTAAGATATTTAATCAAGATTGGGCAAATATGAGTATTATTTCAAGAAATCTGCTGTTTTCGGGCATGATTTTAGTGTTGGTAACCCTGCTTGATTTCTTAGTATTAGAACAAAGACAAGGTTTATGGTTTGTATTTATCACCATTTCTTATCTTGCTGTATTAGACACCTTTATGCCTTTTAATAGTAGTGGAGCGATTATGCGGACGTTGTTAATTGGCTTCATGCTAATCACAACCTTACATCTATCATCTATCCAAAAGGGATTTACCTATAGAGGAACCCAATCTGCAATTTGGAAAACGCTTGTGGTTCCGCTCATGATTATTTCACTCGCAATAGGTGTAGGATACGCGTCACCAAAGGCAGAACCCAATTGGCCTGATCCGATCGGTTTTTTGCAAGGAAAGTCTGGAATTGGAAAGAGCGACGTGATTCGTAGAGTGGGTTATGACACCAATGATAAGATGTTGGGAGGACCTTTTCAACAGGATGATACCAAGGTATTTACCGTAACAACTAATGATAAATACTATTTGCGCGGGGATGCTAAAGATGTATATACCGGCAAAGGTTGGATAAAAAGCGATAAACAATTGGAATCAATTGTATATCCTAAAAACTACATTTGGAATGATACGCTTTTTTCTGGATTGGAAACAAAAAAGGTCATGGCTGTTGTGCAGGCTGAGGGAGAACAGTTACCGGCTATTTTTTATCCAGGACAGCTTAAAAGTATTGAAGAGGTAAACCCAGAAAATGTGACGTTAACCTATGACACCATTTCTCAGGGGATTCTTACCTTTAATGGAGCTATGCAAAAGGATTCAAATAGTCGATCGTTTGTTGAAAGAGACGATAGCACCTTGATTCCGACGCCTGTTCAACAGTACATGGATCATTATCAGCTACAAGCTGAGATTCCAGTGATTAGTGAAAAGAAAATCATTGCGGCGGGTACCAATTATCCTAGAGAGATAGAAGAGAGGTATCTACAACTACCTAATAGTCTCCCTGGTCGAATAAAGAAGCTAGCTGAAAAAATTACGGAAACGTCAAACAATCCATACGACAAGGCGAGGGCAATAGAGAATTATTTGCGTGAAGGAAGATATCGGTATGAAACAAAAGATGTTCCGATACCTAAGGAAGGACAAGATTTCGTAGATCAGTTTCTATTCGATACCATGAGGGGATACTGTGATCATTTTTCAACTTCTATGGTGGTCATGCTTCGCTCAATTGATATACCTGCCCGTTGGGTAAAAGGGTTTGCTCCAGGTCAAGAGATTGGCCGTGATGCCAACAATAATATCACCATTGAAGTAAGAAATAGAGATGCACACTCATGGGTCGAGGTTTACTTTCCAGGTAGCGGTTGGATACCGTTTGAAGCAACTGCTTCTTTTACATCTCCTCTACAAGTAAATTATGATCGCCTTTCCAATGAGTCAAGTCAGATAAATATTCCCGCTTCCACAGAGGAAAAAGAAGTGAATAAACCAAAACAAATGGACCGACTGGAAGAAGCAGATAAGCCTGTAGTGAAAACGAGTGCAGGATTCTCATGGGTTTGGCTAGGGTTAATTGGTATTTTGCTAGCAGTGGGTGTTTGGATTCTGTGGAAAAAACGTCAGGAGATGTATTTATGGTGGTTACACCGCAAAATGACACAATACGCTCAGGATGATTTTCCACGTAGATTTACGTTGGTTCTAACGATATTTGAAAAAATGGTTTCACCCCGTCATTCTGGTGAAACATTACGCGAATATGTGAATCGCCTCCAAATTAGTGGAGATAAGCGTCAGGATTTACTTTATTTAACAACCATCTATGAAAAAATGCTATATGGCTTGAAAGAAATGGAAGGGAAAACAAGATCGTTGTGGCAGCAGACCATTGAGCGTTTAATACGCCAAATGAAACCTTGA